A region from the Acyrthosiphon pisum isolate AL4f chromosome A1, pea_aphid_22Mar2018_4r6ur, whole genome shotgun sequence genome encodes:
- the LOC100570764 gene encoding histidine-rich glycoprotein-like, with protein sequence MKGSAVITSYVLLGMVTWSQCLPYGEYQQAQSFGVHEVHEPSYNDGNGYPHRPQPAAAQLYNHHLQVQDHHKDHHDDQHEDQHEPAHYSFHYDVHDPHTGDVKSQHETRTGDVVTGFYTLVEPDGTIRTVKYTADKHHGFNAVVDRKKPNFNVGTFNYHHNNQPQQHHYK encoded by the exons ATGAAGGGCTCTGCAGTTATTACG TCGTACGTTTTGCTGGGTATGGTCACGTGGTCGCAGTGTTTGCCGTACGGCGAATACCAACAGGCCCAGTCGTTCGGAGTCCACGAAGTGCACGAACCGTCGTACAACGACGGCAACGGCTACCCGCACCGGCCACAACCAGCGGCGGCGCAGCTATACAACCATCACCTACAGGTGCAGGACCATCACAAGGACCATCATGACGACCAGCACGAGGACCAACACGAGCCGGCGCACTATTCGTTCCACTACGACGTGCACGACCCTCACACGGGCGACGTGAAGAGCCAGCACGAGACGAGGACGGGTGACGTGGTGACCGGGTTTTACACGCTGGTGGAACCGGACGGCACCATCAGGACGGTGAAGTATACGGCGGACAAGCACCACGGGTTCAATGCCGTGGTGGACCGCAAGAAACCCAATTTCAACGTCGGTACTTTCAACTATCACCACAACAACCAACCACAACAACATCACTATAAGTGA
- the cp62 gene encoding cuticular protein 62 precursor (The RefSeq protein has 1 substitution compared to this genomic sequence), protein MAFIKSSLVLAVVAAVGRCEPGVLPAVAPSPYAYPGLLPYSAAPAAYPYSAAPGAYPYAAYPFRAPLLPAASRAVASPLQAFPAPAARFAAAPFPAPAAVAPFPAGAPLVRSAAPLPVAAAPLPVAAAPAVAKLDFTDAYPQYQFAYTVRDSLTGDAKDQEEVRDGDVVKGRYSLIEPDGSRRTVNYYADDVNGFNAVVQKDVPVVAPAVAPAVVV, encoded by the exons ATGGCATTCATCAAG TCTTCACTGGTCTTGGCCGTAGTGGCAGCCGTCGGCCGCTGCGAACCTGGCGTACTTCCCGCCGTCGCCCCATCTCCATACGCCTACCCAGGACTGTTGCCGTACTCAGCCGCACCTGCCGCTTACCCATACTCGGCAGCACCAGGTGCTTACCCGTACGCCGCTTACCCATTCAGAGCGCCGCTCTTGCCTGCCGCATCCCGTGCCGTGGCGTCTCCACTGCAAGCGTTCCCGGCCCCGGCCGCTCGCTTCGCCGCCGCCCCGTTCCCGGCCCCAGCCGCCGTAGCACCGTTCCCAGCCGGTGCACCTCTGGTCCGCGCCGCCGCACCGTTGCCCGTGGCCGCCGCACCATTGCCCGTGGCCGCCGCTCCAGCCGTGGCCAAGCTTGACTTCACGGACGCCTACCCGCAATACCAGTTCGCATACACAGTCCGAGACTCACTGACCGGTGACGCCAAGGACCAAGAAGAAGTTCGTGACGGTGATGTAGTCAAAGGCCGCTACAGCTTGATCGAACCCGATGGCAGCCGCAGGACCGTCAACTATTACGCCGATGACGTCAACGGATTCAACGCTGTCGTCCAAAAGGACGTTCCAGTGGTGGCTCCAGCCGTCGCCCCTGCCGTAGTGGTATAA